A region from the Desmospora profundinema genome encodes:
- a CDS encoding glycosyltransferase family 2 protein — protein sequence MITIEEKNGDLIFSFLLVVRNEEDYIENLLEAILHQDFPHDRYEIIIVDGESTDRTPEMVESFERRYPDRIRSYMNPRKTLATGWNIGIQHSRGRYVIRVDGHSQIPRDFLSRTYEVAQKVPDAACVGGIIESKGTGFWGEVNAYVYSHPFGVGNSKFRTTKNEWEGYVDTVPYAAYKREIFEEVGYFDESLKRNEDLEMHARIRQAGGSFFLSTWIRSTYYVRNTLPALMHKSFSDGKWTLVASKRGMGVLRGRHLIPFLVVMMSLGFTVASLFSAVAWSVFLVLMGAYGSLLLVSSWGLKRQKGWKYFVPAMTSFFLLHFSRGFGSAAGLLSREYWGKERGYEERYGEKVTNAAR from the coding sequence GTGATCACCATCGAAGAAAAGAACGGCGATCTCATCTTCTCATTTTTATTGGTTGTCCGCAATGAAGAAGATTATATAGAGAATCTGTTGGAAGCGATCCTGCACCAAGACTTTCCCCATGATCGCTACGAAATCATCATTGTTGACGGTGAATCGACGGACCGAACTCCCGAGATGGTGGAATCCTTTGAACGGCGTTACCCCGATCGCATCCGGTCGTACATGAACCCGCGCAAAACACTGGCCACGGGTTGGAACATCGGCATCCAACACTCCCGCGGTCGGTATGTGATCCGAGTGGATGGACACAGCCAGATACCAAGGGATTTTTTGAGTCGAACCTATGAAGTGGCCCAAAAAGTTCCCGATGCTGCCTGTGTCGGCGGGATTATCGAGAGCAAAGGAACCGGCTTTTGGGGTGAAGTGAACGCCTATGTCTATTCTCACCCTTTTGGAGTGGGAAATTCCAAGTTTCGTACCACCAAGAATGAATGGGAAGGATATGTGGACACCGTTCCTTATGCCGCTTATAAACGGGAGATCTTTGAGGAAGTCGGCTATTTCGACGAGAGCCTGAAGCGGAACGAGGATTTGGAGATGCATGCCCGCATCCGCCAGGCGGGAGGGAGCTTTTTCCTATCCACATGGATCCGATCCACCTATTATGTACGGAATACATTGCCGGCGCTGATGCACAAATCCTTTAGCGACGGGAAATGGACTCTGGTTGCCAGCAAACGCGGTATGGGTGTCCTCCGCGGTCGTCATCTGATCCCATTTTTGGTGGTGATGATGAGCCTGGGATTTACCGTTGCATCCCTGTTCAGCGCCGTGGCATGGAGTGTGTTTCTCGTCTTGATGGGAGCTTATGGAAGTCTTCTTCTCGTCTCTTCCTGGGGACTGAAACGACAAAAGGGATGGAAGTATTTCGTCCCCGCCATGACATCCTTTTTCCTGCTCCATTTCAGCCGCGGATTCGGTTCCGCCGCCGGATTATTGAGCCGGGAGTATTGGGGGAAAGAACGGGGTTATGAAGAGAGATACGGAGAAAAAGTTACCAACGCTGCCCGTTGA
- the purN gene encoding phosphoribosylglycinamide formyltransferase, which produces MSIAVFASGSGSNFEALVERSRKQYWPEPISLLICDRPDAGALERAARLNVPAVAFRPKDYEDKAAYERDVLAKLKEYKIQWVVLAGYMRLVGPTLLDAYPWRILNIHPSLLPAFQGKDAVRQALEYGVRWTGVTVHWVDEGMDTGPIIDQKPVLVEPDDTMETLQRKVQFVEHNLYPAVMYKLLTGRILPPDESQGP; this is translated from the coding sequence ATGAGCATTGCGGTTTTTGCCTCCGGAAGCGGCAGCAACTTTGAAGCACTGGTGGAACGATCCCGCAAACAGTATTGGCCGGAACCGATCTCCCTCCTGATTTGCGACCGGCCGGATGCCGGGGCGTTGGAACGCGCTGCGCGTCTAAACGTGCCCGCCGTCGCTTTTCGGCCTAAGGACTATGAAGACAAAGCCGCTTATGAGCGGGATGTGCTGGCCAAGTTAAAGGAGTACAAAATTCAATGGGTGGTACTGGCAGGGTATATGCGACTGGTGGGTCCCACCCTGCTGGATGCGTACCCTTGGCGCATTCTTAACATTCATCCGTCTTTATTGCCCGCCTTCCAAGGAAAAGACGCCGTTCGGCAAGCGCTGGAATACGGAGTCCGTTGGACGGGTGTGACGGTTCATTGGGTGGATGAAGGCATGGATACCGGCCCGATCATCGACCAGAAGCCGGTGCTGGTGGAACCCGACGATACCATGGAGACGTTGCAGCGGAAAGTGCAATTTGTGGAACATAATCTGTACCCGGCGGTCATGTACAAGTTGTTGACCGGTCGCATCCTGCCGCCGGATGAGTCGCAGGGACCTTAA
- the purF gene encoding amidophosphoribosyltransferase has protein sequence MRDESVFDELKEECGVFGILGHPDAAQLTYYGLHALQHRGQESAGIVATDGKEFRYHRSMGLVNEVFNNEILKGLTGDWAIGHVRYSTTGESSLSNAQPLVFHHATVGQLALATNGNLVNAESLKQELESQGAVFHSTSDTEVIAQLIARSTQPSLEEAVAEALNQLIGAYALLILTNDTLLVAQDPHGLRPLSMGMLGDAPVFSSETCAFDVIGADYLREVKPGELLILNREGMRSIRFSEPAKRAVCSFEYIYFARPDSDVDGINVHTARKRLGVRLFEEAPVEADVVTGVPDSSTSAAIGFAEAAGIPFELGLIKNRYVGRTFIQPSQHLREQGVKMKLSAVRKVVEGKRVVMIDDSIVRGTTSRRIVTMLRDAGAKEVHVRISSPPIRYSCFYGIDTSQRKQLIASDHSVDEIRQLIGADSLSFLTEEGLIQAIGRERENETCGHCLACFNGNYPTEVDDSAVMALEGKG, from the coding sequence ATGCGCGATGAATCCGTCTTCGACGAACTAAAGGAAGAGTGCGGGGTGTTTGGCATCCTGGGTCATCCGGATGCCGCCCAGCTCACCTACTACGGGTTGCACGCTCTGCAACACCGGGGACAGGAGAGTGCCGGTATTGTCGCTACCGATGGGAAAGAGTTTCGCTACCACCGCAGTATGGGCTTGGTGAATGAAGTATTCAACAACGAAATTCTAAAAGGGCTGACTGGAGACTGGGCGATTGGTCATGTGCGGTACTCCACCACTGGGGAGAGTTCGTTGAGCAATGCCCAGCCCTTGGTATTCCACCATGCGACCGTCGGCCAGCTGGCCCTGGCCACCAATGGGAATCTGGTCAATGCCGAGTCGTTGAAACAGGAGTTGGAAAGCCAGGGCGCGGTTTTTCACTCCACATCGGACACTGAAGTGATCGCCCAGCTCATCGCCCGCTCCACCCAACCTTCTCTGGAAGAAGCGGTGGCCGAAGCGTTAAATCAATTGATCGGTGCCTATGCGCTCTTAATTCTGACCAATGACACGCTGTTGGTGGCACAGGATCCCCATGGGTTGCGTCCCTTGTCTATGGGAATGCTGGGGGATGCACCGGTGTTTTCTTCGGAAACCTGCGCCTTTGATGTGATCGGGGCGGATTACCTGCGGGAAGTGAAGCCGGGAGAGTTGTTGATTTTGAATCGCGAGGGAATGCGCAGCATTCGCTTCTCCGAACCGGCAAAGCGTGCGGTCTGCTCTTTCGAGTATATCTACTTTGCGCGGCCGGACAGTGATGTGGACGGGATCAACGTTCATACGGCCCGCAAGCGATTGGGTGTCCGTCTGTTTGAGGAGGCGCCGGTGGAAGCGGATGTGGTAACCGGTGTTCCCGATTCCAGCACTTCTGCGGCGATCGGATTTGCAGAGGCGGCGGGAATCCCGTTTGAACTGGGGCTGATCAAGAACCGCTATGTGGGGCGCACCTTTATTCAACCGAGCCAGCACTTGAGAGAGCAGGGCGTCAAGATGAAGTTGTCCGCCGTTCGCAAAGTGGTGGAAGGAAAACGCGTGGTCATGATTGACGATTCCATCGTCCGCGGCACCACCAGCCGCCGCATTGTAACCATGTTGCGGGATGCCGGTGCCAAGGAAGTGCACGTTCGGATCAGCTCTCCGCCGATCAGATATTCCTGTTTTTACGGAATCGACACCTCCCAACGAAAACAGTTGATCGCCTCTGATCATTCCGTGGATGAGATTCGGCAGCTGATCGGAGCGGACAGCTTAAGCTTTCTGACGGAAGAAGGACTGATCCAAGCGATCGGAAGAGAGCGGGAAAACGAAACTTGTGGTCATTGTTTGGCTTGCTTTAACGGAAACTATCCTACTGAGGTGGATGATTCCGCAGTGATGGCGCTGGAGGGAAAAGGATGA
- the purQ gene encoding phosphoribosylformylglycinamidine synthase subunit PurQ, which produces MRFAVPVFPGSNCDTDCVKAVRDVLDQPVDLVWHQEKRLDSYDAIILPGGFSYGDYLRTGALARFSPVMESVQEAAEKGKLVLGICNGFQVLLEAGLLPGAMRVNDHLKFRCDIQPLQVVNNRLPFTLDYTEGETIRLPIAHGEGNYYCDPDTLQQLRERGQIAFRYEGENPNGSVGAIAGIVNERGNVLGLMPHPERAVHQWMGSADGAKMLTSMLRYWGESHGAA; this is translated from the coding sequence ATGCGCTTTGCCGTTCCTGTGTTCCCGGGGTCCAACTGTGACACCGACTGCGTGAAAGCGGTAAGAGATGTGCTGGACCAGCCAGTGGATCTGGTATGGCACCAGGAAAAGCGGCTGGATTCCTATGATGCGATCATTCTGCCTGGTGGTTTCTCCTATGGCGACTATTTGCGGACCGGGGCGTTGGCGCGTTTTTCTCCGGTGATGGAATCCGTTCAGGAAGCGGCGGAAAAGGGAAAACTGGTCCTGGGCATCTGCAACGGCTTTCAAGTACTTCTGGAGGCGGGGCTTTTGCCCGGTGCGATGCGGGTCAACGACCATCTGAAATTCCGTTGCGACATCCAACCGCTTCAGGTAGTGAACAACCGTCTCCCGTTTACCTTGGATTATACGGAAGGGGAGACGATCCGTCTTCCGATCGCTCATGGAGAAGGCAATTATTACTGTGATCCGGATACGTTGCAACAACTGCGGGAACGGGGTCAGATTGCGTTCCGTTATGAAGGGGAAAATCCGAACGGCTCTGTTGGTGCCATTGCCGGCATCGTCAATGAACGGGGCAATGTATTGGGGTTGATGCCCCACCCGGAGCGGGCCGTCCACCAATGGATGGGTTCTGCCGACGGGGCTAAGATGTTGACTTCAATGCTTCGTTACTGGGGGGAGAGCCATGGTGCGGCCTAA
- the purH gene encoding bifunctional phosphoribosylaminoimidazolecarboxamide formyltransferase/IMP cyclohydrolase: MQIRRALISVSDKTDVVDLARSLSRHGVEIISTGGTKRTLAEAGIPVIGVSEVTGFPEILDGRVKTLHPRIHAGLLAIRDRDEHRRQLEERKIEPIDLVVVNLYPFQQTITKPDVSFEDAIENIDIGGPSMVRAAAKNHRFTTVLVDPADYGGVLEEMGRGGITSETRKRLAAKAFRHTAAYDALIASYLSAEAGETWPEKWTVTYEKKQDLRYGENPHQPAAFYRQPMAATGNLAHADQLHGKALSYNNINDANAALEIVSEFNGPAAVAVKHMNPCGVGIGETALEAYEKAFEADPVSIFGGIVALNRPVDEATARRMKEIFLEIILAPDFEPAALEVLREKKNLRLLKVEVSAFGDAPSPRLQTVEGGLLVQEADRKSIDQKDCEVVTSRAPSEQEWEQLLFAWRVVKHVKSNAIVLAKDSRTIGVGAGQMNRVGAARIALEQAGEAARDAVLASDAFFPMKDTVEAAAAAGVRAIIQPGGSVRDQESIEEANRHGIAMIFTGVRHFKH, from the coding sequence ATTCAAATTCGTCGTGCCTTGATCAGCGTTTCTGATAAGACCGATGTCGTGGACTTGGCTCGCAGTCTCTCCCGGCATGGAGTGGAAATCATCTCCACCGGCGGCACGAAACGAACATTGGCCGAAGCGGGGATTCCGGTGATCGGTGTATCCGAAGTAACCGGTTTTCCGGAGATCCTGGACGGACGGGTGAAAACGCTCCACCCCCGCATCCATGCCGGTTTGTTGGCCATCCGTGACCGTGACGAACATCGCCGCCAGTTGGAAGAGAGAAAAATTGAACCGATCGACCTGGTGGTGGTTAACCTGTATCCGTTTCAGCAAACCATTACCAAACCGGACGTATCATTTGAAGATGCGATCGAAAATATCGATATCGGGGGGCCCTCCATGGTTCGGGCAGCCGCCAAAAACCACCGATTTACCACGGTTTTGGTGGATCCAGCCGATTATGGCGGTGTTCTGGAGGAAATGGGCCGTGGCGGTATCACGTCGGAAACACGCAAGCGGCTGGCAGCTAAGGCATTTCGCCACACGGCCGCCTATGATGCCTTGATCGCTTCTTACCTGAGTGCCGAAGCGGGAGAGACATGGCCAGAAAAATGGACGGTCACCTATGAAAAGAAACAGGATCTGCGTTACGGGGAAAACCCGCATCAACCCGCAGCTTTTTACCGTCAGCCCATGGCAGCTACGGGAAATCTGGCTCATGCGGATCAGCTTCACGGAAAAGCCCTCTCTTATAACAACATCAACGACGCCAATGCCGCTTTGGAGATCGTATCGGAGTTTAACGGCCCGGCGGCTGTCGCAGTCAAACATATGAATCCCTGCGGCGTGGGGATCGGGGAAACAGCCCTGGAAGCCTATGAAAAGGCGTTTGAAGCGGATCCGGTTTCTATCTTCGGGGGGATCGTGGCACTCAATCGCCCGGTGGATGAAGCGACCGCTCGCCGCATGAAAGAAATCTTTCTGGAGATCATCTTAGCTCCTGACTTTGAACCAGCCGCGTTGGAGGTTTTGCGGGAGAAGAAAAACCTGCGTTTGTTAAAAGTGGAGGTGTCCGCTTTTGGGGACGCTCCCTCTCCTCGATTGCAAACGGTGGAGGGTGGTTTATTGGTACAGGAGGCCGACCGGAAATCGATCGATCAAAAGGATTGTGAAGTAGTTACCTCCCGCGCCCCTTCTGAACAGGAATGGGAGCAGTTGTTGTTTGCTTGGCGGGTGGTAAAGCACGTCAAGTCCAATGCGATTGTATTGGCCAAGGATTCCCGTACCATCGGAGTAGGTGCCGGTCAGATGAATCGGGTCGGCGCTGCCCGGATCGCCTTGGAACAGGCGGGTGAAGCGGCCCGGGACGCTGTGCTGGCTTCCGATGCCTTTTTCCCGATGAAAGATACAGTGGAAGCGGCGGCGGCTGCTGGTGTCCGGGCGATCATTCAACCCGGTGGTTCCGTTCGAGACCAAGAGTCGATAGAAGAAGCGAACCGGCACGGCATCGCGATGATCTTTACCGGTGTTCGCCACTTCAAACACTAA
- the purS gene encoding phosphoribosylformylglycinamidine synthase subunit PurS, with product MYKATINVQLKSSVLDPQGSAVKGSLHSLGFEEVENVRIGKTIQVWLDTGDAAAARKQVEEMCQKLLANPVIENYDYQLEEGA from the coding sequence ATGTATAAGGCCACGATCAACGTTCAACTCAAAAGCAGTGTATTGGATCCGCAGGGAAGCGCGGTCAAAGGTTCGCTTCATTCTCTGGGTTTTGAAGAAGTGGAAAATGTCCGGATCGGGAAGACGATTCAAGTGTGGCTGGATACGGGCGATGCGGCAGCCGCCCGCAAACAGGTGGAAGAAATGTGCCAGAAGCTGCTGGCCAACCCGGTGATCGAGAATTACGACTACCAGTTGGAGGAGGGTGCCTGA
- the purM gene encoding phosphoribosylformylglycinamidine cyclo-ligase — protein MSEAYRRSGVDIEAGNEAVRRIQGHVARTQRPEVLGGIGGFGGLFSLSGYQDPVLVAATDGVGTKLKLAFTLNRHDTIGVDCVAMCVNDLVVQGAEPLFFLDYIATGKLAPEQVEAVVKGIADGCERAGCALLGGETAEMPGFYAPGEYDVAGFSVGVVERKALLTGETIAPGDVIVGLASDGLHSNGYSLVRKIVDEAGLSLDAIVPWGDHSWGEELLVPTRIYVRPFHQLMNAVPVKGGAHITGGGLIENVPRMLPAGLQAEIRPGSWPVPDVFRFLAERGSLTEADCYRTFNMGIGMVVFVPAEEAERALAVASESGERAFMIGRVVEGENGVIGLGGETS, from the coding sequence ATGAGCGAAGCATATCGGCGATCGGGAGTGGACATCGAGGCCGGAAACGAGGCGGTCCGGCGCATTCAGGGACATGTGGCGCGTACCCAACGCCCGGAGGTTTTAGGCGGAATCGGAGGGTTTGGCGGACTCTTTTCCCTGTCCGGCTATCAAGATCCGGTCCTGGTGGCAGCGACCGACGGAGTGGGAACCAAGCTGAAGTTGGCGTTCACCCTGAACCGGCACGACACCATCGGAGTGGACTGTGTCGCCATGTGTGTCAACGATCTGGTGGTGCAAGGGGCCGAACCCCTGTTCTTCCTGGACTATATCGCCACCGGAAAATTGGCACCGGAACAAGTGGAGGCCGTCGTCAAGGGGATTGCCGACGGATGCGAACGGGCCGGCTGTGCGTTGCTGGGGGGCGAGACAGCAGAGATGCCTGGCTTTTACGCCCCGGGTGAATATGATGTGGCCGGTTTCAGTGTGGGTGTCGTGGAACGGAAAGCTCTTTTGACCGGCGAAACAATCGCTCCCGGCGACGTGATCGTCGGTTTGGCCTCCGACGGCTTACACAGCAACGGCTATTCCCTCGTTCGAAAAATTGTGGATGAGGCGGGCCTGTCGTTGGACGCGATCGTTCCATGGGGAGATCACTCCTGGGGAGAGGAACTGCTGGTGCCCACCCGTATCTATGTACGTCCCTTCCATCAGCTGATGAATGCCGTACCCGTTAAGGGAGGCGCCCATATTACCGGAGGCGGCCTGATTGAAAACGTACCTCGGATGCTGCCTGCCGGACTGCAAGCGGAGATTCGTCCCGGGTCGTGGCCGGTGCCCGATGTATTCCGATTCCTGGCGGAACGGGGTTCTCTGACGGAAGCGGACTGTTATCGCACCTTTAACATGGGAATCGGCATGGTGGTGTTTGTTCCGGCTGAAGAGGCGGAGCGCGCATTAGCGGTTGCGAGCGAGTCGGGAGAACGGGCATTTATGATCGGCCGGGTGGTCGAGGGGGAAAACGGAGTGATCGGCCTCGGAGGAGAAACTTCATGA
- the purL gene encoding phosphoribosylformylglycinamidine synthase subunit PurL, with protein MVRPNVEEVTTVANEPTPEDIRDRQLFTEVGMTQEEYRLVKDHLGRLPNWTELGIYSVMWSEHCSYKNSKPLLRRFPVDGPRVLQGPGEGAGAIDIGDGQAVVFKIESHNHPTAVEPFQGAATGVGGIIRDVFSMGARPVALLNSLRFGPLEKGRVRYLFEQAVAGIAHYGNLVGIPTVGGEVEFDSAYEGNPLVNAMCVGILNHEDLQKGIAVGTGNPVIYVGASTGRDGIHGATFASEELSEASEEKRPAVQAGDPFMEKLLLEACLELVEQGILLGIQDMGAAGLTCSSAEMAAKGDSGMELNLDAVPQRETGMTPYEMMLSESQERMLLVVEDGREGEVEQVLQKWGLQSAVIGRVTDDGRYRIRHRGQLVADIPVKTLVDDAPVLHRKGEEPAIYRKFAGVKPEATLAGVDTQDALQRVLASPTVASKRWVYQQYDHMVRTSTAVRPGSDAAVVVVDGTDKALAMSTDGNGRYVYLDPRQGGAIAVAEAARNVVCSGARPLAITDCLNFGNPEKPEVFWQLEGAVDGMSEACRKLETPVVGGNVSLYNETKGEPIHPTPVVGMVGLVESRRHITTSHFKQDGDRLLLLGETHSELGGSELQRVVEGDVSGRPPRIDLDVEKRLQETVLTAIQQGHVSSAHDLSTGGLAVAIAESAIGSGQGADVSLETSLDAAVALFSESQSRILLSVPAEKVEIVSGLAEENGIACADIGRVGGDALTVRVNGKSAVDLPVRELEAIWEGALPCAMNPSSTN; from the coding sequence ATGGTGCGGCCTAATGTGGAGGAAGTGACGACCGTTGCCAACGAACCGACGCCGGAGGATATTCGTGACCGGCAATTGTTCACTGAAGTGGGGATGACCCAGGAAGAATACCGGCTCGTGAAGGATCACCTGGGCCGCTTGCCCAATTGGACGGAATTGGGCATCTATAGTGTGATGTGGTCGGAACACTGCAGTTACAAAAACTCCAAACCGCTGCTGCGCCGGTTTCCGGTAGATGGGCCGCGGGTGTTGCAAGGGCCCGGCGAAGGAGCGGGAGCGATCGATATCGGGGATGGCCAGGCGGTTGTGTTTAAAATCGAAAGCCACAATCACCCCACCGCTGTCGAGCCGTTCCAGGGAGCAGCCACTGGGGTGGGTGGAATCATTCGGGACGTATTCTCCATGGGTGCCCGCCCTGTCGCCTTGTTGAATTCCCTCCGTTTTGGGCCGTTGGAAAAAGGACGCGTGCGGTACCTATTTGAACAGGCCGTCGCAGGGATCGCCCATTACGGAAATTTGGTCGGGATTCCCACAGTGGGCGGGGAAGTGGAATTCGATTCCGCCTACGAAGGCAATCCCTTGGTAAATGCCATGTGTGTCGGTATCCTAAACCATGAAGACTTACAAAAAGGGATCGCCGTCGGCACAGGCAATCCGGTGATTTATGTCGGGGCCAGCACGGGACGGGACGGGATCCACGGAGCGACGTTCGCTTCTGAGGAGCTATCTGAGGCATCCGAGGAAAAGCGGCCTGCGGTGCAAGCCGGCGATCCATTTATGGAAAAACTGCTCCTGGAAGCTTGTCTGGAATTGGTGGAACAGGGGATCCTGCTGGGGATTCAGGATATGGGTGCCGCCGGACTCACTTGCTCCAGCGCCGAGATGGCAGCCAAGGGAGATTCCGGCATGGAACTCAACCTGGACGCCGTTCCACAACGGGAAACGGGAATGACCCCATATGAAATGATGTTGTCCGAATCCCAGGAACGGATGTTGCTGGTGGTGGAAGACGGCCGTGAAGGAGAAGTGGAACAAGTCCTGCAAAAGTGGGGATTGCAATCGGCGGTGATTGGTCGTGTCACCGATGACGGTCGCTATCGGATTCGCCATCGGGGTCAGCTGGTTGCCGACATCCCGGTGAAGACGCTGGTGGATGATGCACCGGTGTTGCACCGAAAGGGAGAGGAACCCGCCATCTATCGAAAATTTGCTGGGGTGAAACCGGAAGCGACATTGGCCGGTGTGGATACGCAAGACGCCCTGCAGCGGGTGCTGGCTTCTCCCACGGTGGCCAGCAAGCGCTGGGTTTACCAGCAATATGATCATATGGTACGGACCAGCACGGCTGTCCGACCGGGGTCCGATGCGGCTGTGGTGGTGGTGGACGGAACCGACAAAGCATTGGCCATGTCCACTGACGGCAACGGGCGCTATGTGTATCTCGATCCCCGTCAGGGCGGGGCGATCGCGGTAGCGGAAGCAGCCCGCAATGTGGTCTGCTCCGGTGCCCGCCCGCTGGCCATCACCGACTGCCTCAACTTTGGCAATCCGGAAAAGCCGGAAGTATTCTGGCAGCTGGAAGGTGCGGTAGACGGGATGAGTGAAGCGTGCCGCAAACTGGAAACGCCTGTTGTAGGAGGAAACGTCAGCCTCTACAACGAGACCAAAGGCGAACCGATCCACCCCACCCCCGTCGTCGGCATGGTGGGACTGGTGGAAAGCCGCCGCCATATTACCACCAGCCATTTTAAACAAGATGGGGACCGGTTGCTGTTGTTGGGGGAAACCCATTCGGAGTTGGGTGGAAGCGAACTGCAACGGGTGGTGGAAGGAGATGTTTCCGGACGCCCGCCTCGGATCGATCTGGATGTGGAGAAGCGGCTGCAGGAGACGGTGCTTACCGCAATCCAACAGGGTCATGTATCCTCCGCCCACGATCTGTCGACGGGGGGATTGGCCGTCGCAATTGCCGAATCGGCCATTGGCAGCGGTCAGGGTGCCGATGTGTCGCTGGAAACTTCTTTGGATGCCGCCGTGGCATTGTTCAGTGAAAGCCAATCCCGTATCCTGCTGAGCGTCCCGGCTGAGAAGGTTGAGATCGTTAGCGGCTTGGCGGAAGAGAATGGAATCGCTTGTGCAGACATCGGTCGTGTCGGCGGCGATGCTCTGACGGTCCGTGTGAATGGAAAATCTGCCGTCGATCTTCCGGTCCGCGAACTGGAAGCCATCTGGGAGGGGGCTCTGCCATGCGCGATGAATCCGTCTTCGACGAACTAA
- the purD gene encoding phosphoribosylamine--glycine ligase gives MRVLVVGNGGREHALVWKIKQSPQVDELFCAPGNAGIEALATGVPLSATDVDGLVRFVSENQIDLTVIGPEASLLAGVVDALEAEGHLVFGPNRQAAQVEGSKRFAKELMESYGIPTGRYRSFDDSSEALRYIREQGAPIVIKADGLAAGKGVVVARTLQEATDAVHHIMEERAFGDAGTEIVVEEFLEGQEMSLMAFVDGETVVPMVPAQDHKPVFNGDQGPNTGGMGAYSPVPQIPDSIVHRAVTEILEPMVKGMAQSGLSYRGVLYAGLMITADGPKVIEFNARFGDPETQVVLPRLESDLVDVLLAVAQGHLSKTAVVWKKEAACCVVVASGGYPGSYEKGKPIEGLSAIDGESVLFHAGTARKNGAIVTAGGRVLGVTAWGADLKQARTRAYDRAETIRFEGAHYRTDIGSRAIDSK, from the coding sequence GTGCGAGTATTGGTTGTGGGAAACGGAGGGCGGGAACACGCTCTGGTATGGAAAATCAAGCAGAGTCCTCAGGTGGACGAGCTTTTTTGCGCGCCGGGCAACGCGGGTATCGAAGCGTTGGCGACGGGTGTTCCGCTGTCCGCGACGGATGTGGACGGTTTGGTGCGATTTGTGTCGGAAAACCAAATCGACCTCACCGTGATCGGTCCGGAGGCATCCTTGTTGGCCGGTGTGGTGGACGCCCTGGAAGCCGAGGGTCATTTGGTGTTCGGACCCAACCGCCAGGCGGCTCAAGTGGAAGGGAGCAAACGCTTCGCCAAAGAATTGATGGAATCATACGGGATCCCGACGGGACGGTATCGTTCCTTCGACGATTCGAGCGAAGCGTTACGATATATCCGAGAACAAGGGGCTCCCATCGTCATTAAAGCCGACGGATTGGCTGCGGGTAAGGGGGTTGTGGTCGCCCGGACATTACAGGAAGCGACCGATGCCGTTCACCATATCATGGAAGAACGTGCTTTTGGTGATGCAGGGACCGAAATTGTGGTGGAGGAGTTCCTGGAGGGGCAGGAAATGTCGCTGATGGCCTTTGTCGATGGGGAGACGGTGGTTCCCATGGTGCCTGCCCAGGATCATAAGCCGGTTTTTAATGGTGACCAGGGGCCCAATACCGGAGGGATGGGTGCCTATAGCCCCGTTCCTCAAATCCCCGATTCCATTGTACACCGGGCGGTGACAGAAATCCTGGAGCCGATGGTAAAGGGGATGGCTCAATCCGGCCTTTCCTATCGGGGGGTCCTGTATGCCGGTTTGATGATCACGGCGGACGGACCGAAGGTGATCGAATTTAACGCCCGCTTCGGTGATCCGGAAACACAGGTAGTGCTACCCCGTCTGGAATCGGACTTGGTGGATGTGCTGCTGGCGGTGGCACAAGGGCATTTATCAAAAACAGCGGTTGTCTGGAAAAAGGAAGCCGCTTGCTGTGTGGTGGTGGCCTCCGGTGGATACCCCGGCTCTTACGAAAAGGGTAAACCCATCGAAGGACTTTCCGCCATCGATGGGGAGTCTGTTCTTTTCCACGCCGGGACAGCCCGGAAAAACGGGGCCATCGTCACCGCCGGCGGGCGTGTTCTGGGTGTAACCGCATGGGGAGCCGATTTAAAGCAAGCACGCACCCGGGCATACGACCGGGCGGAAACCATTCGTTTTGAAGGTGCCCACTATCGGACTGACATCGGATCTCGGGCGATCGATTCAAAGTAA